The Nocardioides marmorisolisilvae genomic interval CCCTGCGCCTGGCGACCCTGCTGGGGTGCTGGTGGTTGATGAGACTGGCTTCTTGAAGAAGGGCACGAAGTCCGCGGGGGTGGCGCGGATGTACTCCGGCACTGCGGGACGAATCGAGAACTGCCAGATCGGCGTCTTCCTCGGCTATGCCACTGGTCCTGGCCAGGGATCCGCACGGACGTTCTTGGACCGTGAGCTCTACCTGCCCAAGGCCTGGGCCGAGGATGCTGCCCGACGCGCTGAGGCGCATATCGGGGACGAGGTGGAGTTCGCGACCAAGCCGGAGCTGGCGATGCGGATGATCGGGCGCGCGATCGACGCCGGGGTGCCGGCTGGGTGGGTCACCGGCGATGAGGTCTATGGCCAGCACTACCGATTGCGCGCGATGCTTGAAGAACGTCAGATGCCTTACGTGATGGCGGTTCCGGTGAACCAGCGCGTCATCGCCGCCGTCGACGACGGTGACGGACCGAAAGTGCGTGAACTGCGCGCCGATGCGCTGGCCGCGATGCTTCCCGCCCAGGCGTGGAAGAAGATCTCCGCCGGGCGCGGCGCCAAGGGTCCGCGCCTGTATCACTGGGCCCGGGCGCCGATCCGCCCCCTGGAGGACAGCCCCAGCTACTGGTTGCTGGCCCGCCGCAGCCTGACCGACCCCGATGATGTCGCCTACTACCTGTGCTTCGGGCCCGAACGCACCCCATTGCGTGAACTGGTCCGGGTGGCCGGTGCCCGCTGGGCGATCGAGGAGACGTTCCAAACAGCCAAGGGC includes:
- a CDS encoding IS701 family transposase, translating into MSEVEEWAAGLAEVHARIAPRFARSEPRERVLAYVRGLLAPLEKKNSWTLAESAGEAIPDGMQRLLAYADWDADAVRDDVRDYVVEHLAPAPGDPAGVLVVDETGFLKKGTKSAGVARMYSGTAGRIENCQIGVFLGYATGPGQGSARTFLDRELYLPKAWAEDAARRAEAHIGDEVEFATKPELAMRMIGRAIDAGVPAGWVTGDEVYGQHYRLRAMLEERQMPYVMAVPVNQRVIAAVDDGDGPKVRELRADALAAMLPAQAWKKISAGRGAKGPRLYHWARAPIRPLEDSPSYWLLARRSLTDPDDVAYYLCFGPERTPLRELVRVAGARWAIEETFQTAKGQVGLDQYQVRRYDSWYRHITLAMLAHAFLTITTAQTNTAAGGGKRGTSGRSRN